In the Paenibacillus sp. FSL H7-0357 genome, one interval contains:
- a CDS encoding DEAD/DEAH box helicase — protein MRVALYAVKNKERWHLWVSLNIQVDNVWWSGVGGEGWNGQSADKRVLLSADLPLGWAVKLRDNVKPVKGMQEWTEEHWAGYLANLLQAEINEEREAGGEWKNSTQVHPTASFKERTEHFALSAQADRLVEALSGRSLLQSEVEALLEEKDPLLANNWQAAAQLAHLQGRLKLEAACSRAEESQGKLRRWSSGVGKRAKQTESLQKAAGEARRERGSREVAGDKWSECRARDTVDDAWSGRESRRVGVDAWNERTSREVGAEELSESKGRDVRARLPSAGSLLRTAALRLPRLRLPLRGAVARRADMRCLRCGSVATGRTACAACGLAGCAYCEACLALGRSRACALLLRSAALPAVRCTAGVSPTVAARRWGLSSAQAGAAGAALGFLAEPRQRSAVQGPERFLLWAVTGAGKTEITFPLLEAVLLAGGRMLIATPRRDVVLELAPRLGRAFPDRTLFVLYGGSPDRWGQSQMVLATTHQLLRFHQSFDLVIIDELDAFPYVNDPMLAFAAEHACKPDGRFIYLSATPPPELQRQARNGRLPHARVPVRFHGHPLPVPQHLTMAPVQQCLKRRTLPGKLKKALGSSFVREAQIFVFVSRISHIAGLLSLLRRSFPGKTIEGTSSQDPERAEKVAGFRSRAISLLVTTTILERGVTVPRSDVFILDADSGLFDEASLVQMAGRAGRSKDDPDGSVIFLSPQWTRSQRGAISQIRTMNAIARRQGLISKEKWI, from the coding sequence ATGAGGGTTGCCCTATATGCTGTGAAGAATAAGGAACGCTGGCACCTGTGGGTTTCGCTAAATATCCAGGTAGACAATGTCTGGTGGAGCGGGGTGGGAGGTGAAGGCTGGAATGGACAGTCTGCGGACAAACGGGTATTGCTTTCTGCGGATCTACCGCTCGGTTGGGCAGTCAAACTTCGTGACAATGTCAAACCTGTGAAGGGCATGCAGGAATGGACGGAAGAACATTGGGCTGGTTACCTGGCTAATCTATTGCAGGCTGAGATTAATGAGGAGCGGGAAGCGGGGGGCGAATGGAAGAACAGTACCCAGGTTCATCCAACCGCCAGTTTTAAGGAGCGGACTGAGCATTTTGCACTCAGCGCGCAGGCGGATCGCTTAGTGGAGGCACTGTCCGGCCGGTCTTTGCTGCAGTCTGAAGTTGAAGCACTGCTGGAGGAGAAAGATCCGCTACTGGCAAACAATTGGCAAGCTGCAGCGCAGCTCGCACATTTGCAGGGGCGGCTGAAGCTTGAGGCCGCTTGCAGCAGGGCTGAAGAGAGCCAGGGGAAACTGCGGCGATGGAGCTCGGGGGTAGGAAAGAGAGCTAAGCAGACTGAGAGCTTACAGAAGGCTGCAGGTGAGGCAAGGAGAGAGCGGGGAAGCAGGGAAGTGGCGGGCGATAAATGGAGTGAGTGTAGAGCTAGGGATACGGTAGATGATGCGTGGAGTGGGAGGGAGAGCAGGAGAGTAGGCGTTGATGCATGGAATGAGAGGACGAGCAGGGAAGTTGGGGCGGAAGAATTGAGTGAGAGCAAAGGCAGGGATGTCCGTGCGCGGCTGCCCAGCGCAGGCAGCCTCCTGCGTACTGCGGCGCTTCGCCTGCCGCGGCTCCGCTTGCCCCTGCGCGGCGCTGTCGCCCGCCGCGCGGACATGCGCTGCCTGCGCTGCGGCAGCGTCGCCACCGGCCGCACGGCATGCGCCGCGTGCGGCCTCGCCGGCTGCGCCTACTGCGAGGCCTGCCTCGCGCTCGGGCGCAGCCGGGCCTGCGCGCTGCTGCTGCGCAGCGCGGCCCTTCCGGCCGTACGGTGTACGGCCGGTGTCAGTCCCACCGTAGCAGCGCGCCGGTGGGGGTTGAGCAGCGCGCAGGCGGGAGCCGCCGGCGCTGCACTGGGGTTCCTGGCAGAGCCGCGCCAGCGCTCCGCCGTCCAGGGCCCAGAGCGGTTCCTGCTCTGGGCGGTTACAGGAGCGGGAAAGACGGAGATCACTTTCCCGCTTCTGGAGGCGGTGCTGCTTGCCGGGGGACGCATGCTGATAGCGACGCCACGCCGCGACGTCGTACTGGAGCTGGCTCCCCGGCTGGGCCGGGCGTTCCCGGACAGGACGCTCTTCGTGCTATACGGCGGCAGTCCGGACCGCTGGGGCCAGAGCCAGATGGTGCTGGCGACCACCCATCAGCTGCTGCGTTTTCATCAGAGCTTTGATCTGGTCATAATTGACGAGCTGGATGCATTCCCCTACGTCAATGATCCAATGCTGGCCTTTGCTGCCGAGCATGCGTGCAAGCCGGACGGCCGTTTTATCTATTTGTCGGCGACGCCGCCACCGGAGCTGCAGCGCCAAGCACGTAACGGCAGACTTCCGCATGCCAGAGTGCCTGTGCGTTTTCATGGCCATCCCTTGCCCGTACCGCAGCATCTGACCATGGCGCCGGTACAGCAATGCTTGAAGCGCAGAACTCTGCCTGGGAAGCTTAAGAAGGCACTGGGCAGCTCTTTTGTCCGGGAAGCGCAGATATTTGTGTTTGTGTCGCGGATTTCCCATATTGCCGGACTGCTGTCGCTTCTGCGCCGGAGTTTTCCGGGCAAAACCATTGAAGGTACCTCATCCCAGGATCCGGAAAGAGCAGAGAAGGTGGCGGGATTCCGCAGCCGGGCAATCTCCCTGCTGGTGACAACTACGATTCTTGAACGGGGAGTAACAGTCCCGCGAAGCGATGTATTTATTCTGGATGCTGACAGTGGTCTGTTCGATGAGGCCTCACTTGTCCAGATGGCAGGCCGGGCCGGGAGATCAAAGGACGATCCAGATGGATCGGTGATCTTCTTATCTCCGCAGTGGACAAGGTCACAGCGCGGAGCCATTTCGCAGATTCGGACAATGAATGCCATTGCCCGCAGGCAAGGGTTGATAAGCAAGGAGAAATGGATATGA
- a CDS encoding response regulator → MENQSSGKSPIKVLLADDHQLFREGLKRILNMEDDIEVIGECGDGIQVLEFCNVNKPDIVLMDINMPIENGVEATQKLREMFPEVKVIILSIHDDESYVFETLRKGANGYLLKDMEAESLINAIRSVCEGHAFIHPKVTGKLINQLRRMTYLNETGAMTETAVKEAGVKFVAGDNNPLTRREAEVLRLMAEGKSNKMIGEYLFISEKTVKNHVSSILQKMEVDDRTQAVINSIKYGWVTL, encoded by the coding sequence ATGGAGAACCAAAGTTCTGGCAAATCGCCCATTAAGGTTCTTTTGGCCGATGATCATCAATTGTTTCGTGAAGGGCTGAAACGTATTTTAAATATGGAGGATGACATTGAAGTCATTGGCGAATGCGGTGACGGCATCCAGGTGTTGGAGTTTTGCAATGTCAATAAACCGGATATCGTGCTTATGGATATCAATATGCCTATCGAGAACGGTGTGGAGGCTACTCAAAAGCTGCGTGAAATGTTCCCCGAAGTCAAGGTTATTATTTTGTCGATTCATGATGATGAAAGCTATGTATTTGAAACACTGCGCAAGGGCGCCAATGGCTATTTGCTGAAGGATATGGAGGCAGAGTCGCTTATTAACGCCATTCGTTCCGTCTGTGAAGGCCATGCATTTATCCATCCCAAGGTTACGGGCAAGCTGATTAATCAGCTGCGGCGCATGACCTATCTCAATGAGACGGGAGCAATGACCGAAACAGCCGTTAAGGAAGCAGGCGTCAAATTCGTTGCAGGCGACAACAATCCATTGACCCGGCGCGAGGCAGAGGTACTGCGGCTGATGGCCGAAGGCAAGAGCAATAAGATGATCGGAGAATACCTCTTTATCAGCGAGAAAACTGTTAAGAACCATGTTAGCAGTATTTTGCAAAAAATGGAAGTTGACGACCGTACTCAAGCAGTCATTAATTCCATCAAATACGGCTGGGTAACCCTATAA
- a CDS encoding glycosyltransferase family A protein — protein MVAQLIWIAVIYGSAVVLVHILRNRELTRQTARSGKRLHYILITRNHEAVVEWYIRVIGIHAFLTGKLFRVTVMDDDSSDATIAVASRLACSGSSIDVSRFMHNRSLQAESPLQQGILVDLRFPGTTAPLPFMRMPESGGYQSERGE, from the coding sequence ATGGTAGCCCAGTTAATCTGGATTGCGGTTATATACGGATCCGCAGTTGTCCTTGTTCATATTTTGCGCAACCGGGAACTGACCCGGCAGACGGCACGTTCTGGGAAGCGGCTGCATTATATTCTCATTACCCGTAATCATGAAGCTGTTGTCGAGTGGTATATCCGGGTAATCGGTATTCATGCTTTTCTGACCGGAAAGTTATTTCGGGTGACAGTAATGGACGATGATTCAAGTGATGCTACGATAGCTGTGGCCTCCAGATTGGCTTGCAGCGGTTCCTCCATTGATGTTTCCCGGTTCATGCACAATCGTAGCTTACAGGCAGAAAGCCCGTTACAGCAGGGTATATTGGTCGATTTGCGGTTTCCCGGCACAACTGCTCCGCTGCCATTTATGCGGATGCCGGAAAGCGGGGGATATCAATCAGAGCGCGGCGAATGA
- a CDS encoding ComF family protein, translating to MKFSLLRLANIRSLFAPSLQQCLICGKHSQPATELPGICAGCEAAIPWIRCPRCSKCGRHVGCPDCTRSSEPGPIVCNRSAVAYTSVMREILGRYKYRGDEKLVSMLGLMLDRAYSILKEEREQLMHSSRPVQSRFSNTTLPARKNERNRFWQADLLIPVPVSDSRLVERGFNQAERLAEILSRRRGIPQLPMLIRTHHTGKQSFKTRAERLADMKHAFAASRDSKVLSSFEDLLESLNPQDRPLQIIIVDDIYTTGSTIRACAETIIRLSASLGCTAEIYSLTWARS from the coding sequence ATGAAATTCTCACTCTTGAGGCTGGCAAATATTCGATCCTTATTTGCCCCTTCCCTGCAGCAGTGCCTGATCTGCGGGAAACACAGCCAGCCCGCAACAGAACTGCCTGGAATCTGTGCGGGCTGTGAAGCGGCTATTCCCTGGATTCGCTGTCCGCGCTGCAGTAAATGCGGACGCCATGTCGGCTGTCCCGATTGTACCCGGAGCAGCGAGCCAGGTCCAATTGTGTGTAACCGCAGTGCGGTTGCTTATACGAGTGTGATGCGTGAGATTCTGGGACGGTACAAATATCGCGGCGATGAGAAGCTGGTTTCAATGCTTGGCCTGATGCTGGACAGGGCATATTCCATTCTGAAGGAAGAACGGGAGCAGCTAATGCACAGCAGCCGTCCGGTGCAGAGCAGATTCTCAAACACCACACTTCCTGCCAGAAAAAACGAGCGGAATCGTTTTTGGCAGGCCGACTTGCTGATTCCTGTTCCTGTCAGTGACTCCCGGCTCGTGGAGAGAGGGTTCAACCAGGCCGAACGGCTGGCGGAGATTCTATCCCGGCGCAGAGGGATACCACAGCTCCCGATGCTGATCCGTACCCATCATACCGGCAAACAGAGCTTTAAGACCCGGGCCGAGCGGCTGGCAGATATGAAGCACGCTTTTGCCGCTAGCCGAGATTCTAAAGTTCTATCAAGTTTTGAAGATCTGTTGGAATCATTGAATCCGCAGGACCGGCCTTTGCAGATTATCATTGTTGATGATATCTATACCACAGGAAGCACTATCCGTGCGTGCGCGGAAACGATAATCCGGCTAAGCGCGAGTTTGGGCTGCACTGCGGAAATATACAGCTTGACCTGGGCCAGATCTTAG
- a CDS encoding sensor histidine kinase yields MEFQADAIDRVIKNTIDVMESSKYQIFEILQVARDELVALTKELQRVMEETDETLQKVDKLELQYHRSRIRLTEVSRDFVRYSEKDIRIAYEKATELQLELMMTRERETYLRSRRDELQQRVRSVENSVERAESIGSQMSVVLEYLSGELGQVTRIVETAKNRQMIGLKIILAQEEERKRIAREIHDGPAQMLANLVLRTEIVERMLVKQEFALVQDEVIDLKGQVRYSLEEMRKVIFNLRPMALDDLGLIPTLRKYVHDYEEKTKIRTSFETRGKEHRLSSAMEAAVYRLVQEGLSNAAKHAFPSYVLVEITYQAQLIKIVVKDNGLGFNVKKVSEQSNRESFGLVGMRERVELLEGRMEILSAENQGTTIVIHIPTNVDKGKE; encoded by the coding sequence GTGGAATTTCAGGCCGATGCGATAGATCGCGTCATTAAGAATACCATCGACGTGATGGAGAGCAGCAAGTATCAGATATTTGAAATATTGCAGGTTGCACGGGATGAGCTTGTTGCACTCACCAAAGAACTGCAGCGCGTTATGGAAGAAACGGATGAAACATTGCAAAAGGTAGACAAACTGGAGCTGCAGTACCACCGCTCCCGCATCCGGCTGACTGAGGTTAGCCGGGATTTTGTCCGCTACTCGGAGAAGGATATCCGGATTGCGTATGAGAAGGCGACAGAGCTTCAGCTTGAGCTCATGATGACAAGGGAAAGGGAAACCTATCTCCGGAGCAGACGGGATGAACTGCAACAGCGGGTTCGAAGTGTGGAGAACTCAGTGGAACGTGCCGAATCGATTGGTTCGCAAATGAGCGTTGTCCTGGAATATTTGTCCGGAGAACTAGGACAAGTGACTAGAATTGTCGAAACTGCGAAGAACAGGCAGATGATCGGACTAAAAATAATCCTGGCTCAAGAAGAGGAACGGAAGAGAATTGCCCGGGAAATTCATGACGGTCCCGCTCAAATGCTGGCGAATTTAGTCCTTAGGACGGAAATTGTAGAAAGAATGCTGGTAAAGCAGGAATTTGCCCTGGTGCAGGACGAAGTAATAGACTTAAAGGGACAGGTTCGATACAGCCTCGAAGAAATGCGCAAGGTGATTTTTAATTTACGTCCGATGGCTCTCGATGATTTGGGGCTGATCCCGACACTCCGTAAATACGTTCATGATTATGAGGAGAAGACGAAGATCAGAACCTCCTTTGAAACGAGGGGTAAGGAGCACAGGCTGTCTTCTGCCATGGAGGCGGCGGTGTACCGCCTGGTTCAGGAAGGTTTGTCCAATGCGGCCAAGCATGCCTTTCCCAGCTATGTGCTAGTAGAGATCACTTATCAGGCGCAGCTGATTAAGATCGTCGTAAAGGATAATGGATTAGGCTTTAATGTTAAGAAGGTAAGCGAGCAGAGCAACCGTGAAAGCTTTGGACTGGTAGGCATGCGGGAGCGGGTGGAACTGCTTGAAGGAAGAATGGAAATTTTGTCAGCAGAGAATCAGGGCACAACAATTGTAATCCACATTCCGACGAATGTGGATAAGGGAAAGGAGTAA
- a CDS encoding ABC transporter permease: MLYCEWLKFRKSPLFWALPAVSLFGPLLFMVMRLGEPMSWEGYLSNEKLMYAFMTVTLWIALLASQIISKEYTDFTASVLYTYPRSRMSIIFTKLIIAFLILLASTFIEFIGMYITIWIFKGEPLPTELLTDQLARAGLFLLGQLAVLPLFALFSQISRSLLVPVLVAVAATITNLSLGLSGSKYFWYSPFSVVAAPYVSGIGNIETGKIVMLIVIVFPVSLAALLMHTFKMEVK; the protein is encoded by the coding sequence ATGCTGTACTGTGAATGGCTCAAGTTCCGAAAATCACCGCTTTTCTGGGCTCTCCCCGCAGTAAGCCTGTTTGGCCCATTGTTGTTTATGGTAATGCGCCTCGGAGAACCAATGTCCTGGGAAGGTTATCTCTCGAATGAAAAGCTGATGTATGCATTCATGACGGTAACCCTTTGGATTGCTCTACTAGCCAGTCAAATCATCTCCAAGGAATATACAGATTTTACGGCTTCTGTGTTATACACCTATCCACGCTCCAGAATGTCGATTATATTCACCAAACTAATCATAGCTTTCCTGATTTTATTGGCCAGCACGTTTATTGAATTTATAGGGATGTATATTACCATTTGGATTTTTAAAGGAGAGCCGTTGCCTACAGAACTGCTGACCGATCAATTAGCACGCGCAGGGCTGTTCCTGCTGGGTCAGCTTGCGGTTCTGCCGCTCTTTGCTCTATTTAGCCAGATCAGCCGTTCACTGCTTGTACCCGTGCTGGTGGCAGTGGCCGCTACGATTACTAATCTGAGTCTTGGACTCAGCGGCAGCAAATATTTTTGGTATTCGCCTTTTTCCGTGGTGGCTGCTCCCTATGTATCCGGTATTGGAAACATCGAGACCGGAAAGATCGTAATGCTGATTGTAATTGTGTTCCCGGTCTCGCTGGCTGCGCTGCTCATGCATACCTTCAAAATGGAAGTAAAATGA
- a CDS encoding stalk domain-containing protein, translating to MNEVFKDKNSRADLRGMKMSPAKRWIAASLAGVLWIMPVIGSEGLPHFGPGTASVAQAAASFKVTKLGEEVITSGAVMMKYKFVTTRSGKNATGLADVVRVDLTNPYVSLDVMTGKGGNLTTRQSTGGMAAETGAVAAVNGDYFNTSGEGAPIGGQVTGGVVVSTPSLINGMYAFAVTKDRKPVIDEFTFEGLVTAEDGSQFPLSGINKGAYTPEGGSSTYSHANAAYIYTDVWTARERPKNSSASPTEVLVENGTITQISEAGKALAIAVPKGAYILRTHGLASQFVTGHLAVGQKLVTDYTLRSKTTQQELDPANLQMMIGGHTILVNGGKAATFSRSTSSLGGYRARTALGYSQDGRYAYVIAAEKNDNSAGMSLTELQSFMTNIGVWKGLNLDGGGSTTMVDRPLAETSTTLTFNTEYGKEQRSIVNGLGVFTSAPKGEVKGIKISGSPVLLIGQKESYSLKGYDTYYNPIDVAAANPAWVASNGSASVSTGEVTGVKPGTVTLTATSGTASASTKVTVLGGEDLNGLSVGTATAPLTAGASVSVPVTAAAKSGATISVPNSALKWEFVGFKGSVQDGKLTVDSVNPGVTTGYAIARYDGFSTAVVLSAAAASTWEDFENVTYPIAFTSNVNTVTGTAGVTAGSAERAGSKVLSLSYDMTAGSGKMYAYAQFNGTSGKSIPAAATSMSIDVMGDMSLNWLRAEVVDSSGTTAYIDLAKVIDWNGWKSLNIDLSGSGIKYPASLKRLYVVNVEEGQDERAKTGTVAFDNLSFVMPSLSSEAGLPKGTAVMKIGSKSMALNGADKPIDVAPVVKGESTYVPIKYVMDAFGGSAGWNSSTKKILILRGAKVMELTVNSKEYVLNGKRQSAEVAPLILQGRTLVPLRLVSEQLGLTVKWEQNTKTVTIES from the coding sequence ATGAATGAAGTATTCAAGGACAAGAATAGCAGAGCAGATTTAAGGGGAATGAAAATGTCGCCAGCTAAAAGATGGATCGCCGCTTCATTGGCAGGAGTGCTGTGGATCATGCCGGTAATCGGCAGTGAAGGGTTGCCTCATTTCGGGCCAGGAACCGCATCGGTGGCTCAGGCAGCAGCCTCCTTCAAAGTAACCAAACTGGGTGAGGAAGTAATCACTTCAGGTGCAGTGATGATGAAATATAAATTTGTCACCACCCGCTCTGGCAAAAATGCGACAGGACTCGCAGATGTAGTACGTGTAGATCTGACTAACCCCTACGTATCTCTAGATGTGATGACCGGCAAAGGCGGCAACCTGACTACGCGCCAAAGCACAGGGGGGATGGCTGCAGAAACCGGCGCAGTGGCTGCAGTTAATGGAGACTATTTCAATACAAGTGGTGAAGGCGCTCCTATTGGTGGACAGGTAACGGGCGGAGTTGTTGTTTCAACGCCGTCGCTGATTAATGGAATGTACGCCTTTGCTGTTACCAAGGACCGCAAGCCTGTGATTGACGAATTTACGTTTGAAGGGCTGGTGACGGCGGAGGATGGTTCGCAATTCCCGTTATCCGGCATCAACAAAGGGGCCTATACACCTGAAGGCGGCAGTTCTACATACAGCCATGCTAATGCTGCCTATATTTATACGGATGTCTGGACTGCGCGGGAGCGGCCGAAGAACAGCTCAGCCAGCCCCACAGAGGTTCTGGTTGAAAATGGTACTATTACCCAAATTTCAGAAGCCGGTAAAGCTCTGGCAATAGCGGTTCCTAAAGGTGCCTATATTCTGCGGACACATGGACTTGCTTCCCAGTTTGTTACGGGTCACCTGGCTGTAGGACAAAAACTGGTCACAGACTATACGCTACGCTCCAAAACAACGCAGCAGGAGCTTGATCCCGCCAATCTGCAGATGATGATAGGTGGACATACGATACTGGTCAATGGCGGTAAAGCCGCGACCTTCTCGCGCTCAACCAGTAGTCTTGGCGGTTACCGTGCCCGCACAGCGCTGGGGTATTCACAGGATGGACGATATGCCTATGTAATCGCAGCCGAGAAAAATGACAACAGTGCCGGAATGTCGCTGACAGAGCTGCAATCCTTCATGACGAATATCGGTGTCTGGAAGGGGCTCAATCTGGACGGAGGCGGCTCCACAACGATGGTAGACCGGCCTTTGGCTGAAACCTCCACCACGCTAACGTTTAATACAGAGTATGGCAAAGAGCAGCGTAGCATTGTCAACGGGCTTGGCGTATTTACCTCTGCTCCAAAAGGCGAAGTAAAAGGGATTAAAATCAGCGGCAGCCCGGTGCTTCTGATCGGACAAAAGGAAAGCTATTCTTTAAAAGGCTATGATACGTACTATAATCCAATCGATGTAGCTGCAGCAAACCCGGCTTGGGTAGCAAGCAATGGCAGTGCAAGTGTAAGTACGGGGGAAGTGACCGGAGTGAAACCGGGGACAGTCACCTTGACAGCGACCAGCGGTACGGCCAGCGCGTCTACTAAGGTCACTGTTCTGGGTGGTGAGGATCTGAACGGTCTGTCTGTCGGGACGGCTACAGCCCCTCTGACGGCCGGCGCATCGGTATCCGTGCCTGTGACGGCGGCTGCCAAGAGCGGAGCAACAATTTCAGTGCCGAATTCAGCACTCAAATGGGAGTTCGTTGGTTTTAAGGGCAGTGTGCAGGATGGCAAGCTCACAGTTGATTCTGTCAATCCTGGTGTGACTACCGGATATGCGATAGCCCGTTATGACGGCTTCAGCACTGCAGTTGTATTGTCGGCAGCGGCTGCTTCTACCTGGGAAGACTTTGAGAATGTAACTTATCCGATTGCCTTTACTTCCAATGTCAACACTGTAACAGGAACTGCGGGGGTTACGGCCGGCAGTGCTGAACGGGCAGGCTCCAAGGTGCTGTCGCTCAGCTATGACATGACGGCCGGCAGTGGCAAAATGTATGCCTACGCCCAATTCAATGGTACGAGCGGTAAAAGCATCCCGGCAGCAGCGACCTCAATGTCGATTGATGTCATGGGCGATATGAGTTTGAATTGGCTGCGGGCGGAAGTAGTGGACAGCAGCGGAACTACAGCTTATATTGATTTGGCCAAAGTTATCGACTGGAACGGCTGGAAAAGCTTGAATATTGATTTGTCAGGCTCCGGAATTAAATACCCTGCTTCCTTAAAGAGATTGTATGTGGTGAATGTAGAGGAAGGACAAGACGAGCGGGCCAAAACCGGCACCGTTGCTTTTGACAATCTTTCCTTTGTGATGCCGTCGCTTTCTAGTGAAGCCGGACTTCCGAAGGGAACTGCTGTAATGAAGATTGGTTCCAAATCCATGGCACTGAACGGAGCGGATAAACCCATTGACGTAGCTCCGGTTGTTAAAGGTGAGAGTACTTATGTGCCGATTAAATATGTGATGGACGCGTTTGGCGGCAGTGCAGGTTGGAATTCAAGCACCAAGAAGATCTTGATTTTGCGCGGTGCAAAAGTTATGGAACTTACTGTGAATAGCAAGGAATATGTGTTGAACGGGAAACGGCAGAGTGCTGAAGTAGCCCCTTTGATCCTACAGGGCAGGACTTTAGTACCTCTAAGATTGGTCTCAGAACAGCTAGGTTTGACCGTAAAATGGGAACAGAACACGAAGACCGTAACTATCGAATCGTGA